The Candidatus Kryptobacter tengchongensis nucleotide sequence AGTCTTTCAAAACAGCATAAAGGTTTTTGAGTTCTTCTCTGATTTGTATGGCTTTCTCTTTGTCCTCAATCCTATCCAAAATTGGTTTATCATATTCATCTACAAGAACTACTACCTTCTGATTGAACTTTCTTGAAATCTTCATTATAAGCTCCATAAACCTTCGCTGAAGTAATTCTTCCTTTAGTTCAACTTGATAATTCTCTGCATGCTCCAACAGTATTGAAAATATTATCTTCTTCAACTCTTCTACATCTCTTACTACCCCCTGCCCAAAACTTATATGTATCACAGGATATGACTTAGACCAATCCCAATTCTTCTCAAGAAATAATCCTTCAAAAAGTTCTTTTTTCCCCAGAAAAGCTTGCTTTAGTGTATCCAAAAACAACGATTTCCCAAATCTTCTTGGTCTTGAAAGAAAATAGTATCCTCCTCCTTCATCTACAAGTTTTCTTACAAAGCGTGTCTTATCTACATAGTAAAAATTATCTTGCCTTATCTTCTCAAAACTCTGTATCCCTATTGGTAGCTTCTTCCTCACAATACATAGAATATAAAGGTCATAAAAAAGTTTAAGATTTTTATTGTAGTTCTTTCACTTAAATGAATTGTAAAGAAATTTTTATCTGTTTTTGCTTTGTTGCGCTCATCAAAAATTTTAAGTTTGCGTTCTCAAGGAAGTGAGATAATGGACACAACAAAAGAAACAGAAGAAAATATTTTCTGAAGGTTAAAAGTTTGTAATCTTTATCTGCTCAAAGCAAACATACATACAAATTTTCTTCTCTTTTCACTTCTTTCATTTTGAAAATCTACATAAAAAACAGAGTTCTTGATGAGTTTATAAAATCATCTTCCGAAATGCAAAAGATTTAAAAGTCCCTAATCACTCTGCTTTCCAATAAAATTTCAATATGTTTAACTATGTTTGCAGCAAAGCAATTTTATATCAAAAAATAACAAACGATTTAAAAGAGTAATTAAGAATTAAAAGTGGAGGTTCTAAAGGATATGGATCCCAAAAGAGAAATCCTTGAAGCCACTTTAAAAGAGCTTGAGAAAGCTTTTGGTAAAGGTGTAATAATGAGACTTGGAGAAAAAGGAGATTTGAAAATTCCGGTATTTTCCTCTGGAAGTCTATCAATAGACATAGCTGTTGGTTGCGGTGGATTTCCAAAAGGAAGATTTATTGAAATATATGGTCCGGAATCATCTGGAAAGACAACGATAGCATTACATGCTATTTCTTCTGTTCAGGCAAATGGTGGAACTGTCGCTTTCATAGATGCTGAACATGCACTTGATCCAATATATGCCAAAAACCTCGGTGTTGATGTAGATTCACTTTTGATATCTCAACCAGATTACGGAGAACAGGCTCTTGAAATAGCGGAGCAATTAGCTTCAACAGGAGCAGTTGATCTGATAGTCATAGATTCTGTAGCCGCCTTAGTTCCCAAGGCGGAAATAGAAGGAGATATGGGAGATATGCAGATTGGACTTCAAGCAAGACTTATGTCTCAAGCTCTACGAAAACTCGTTTCAACTATAAGTAAAACAGGAACAACAATAATATTCACAAACCAGCTTAGACAAAAAGTAGGAGTAATGTTTGGTTCTCCTGAAACCACGACAGGAGGAATAGCTCTTAAGTTCTACGCTTCAGTAAGAATTGATGTCAGAAAGATAGAAATAATAAAAGAGGGAGAAAATCCAATCGGCTCCAGAGTAAAAATCAAAATAGCCAAAAACAAGGTAGCTCCACCATTCAAAGAAGCAGAGATCGACATAATATATGGTAAGGGCATAAGTTATGAAGGTGAACTTATAGATACAGGAATTGAATATGGAGTGATAAAGAAATCTGGCTCATGGCTATCATATGGTGATGAAAAACTTGGTCAGGGTAGAGATCAGGCAAAATCTTTCCTTGAGGAACACAAAGAGATAGAGAGAGAAATAGAGATAAACATAAGAAAGGAGGCGGGAATTGATACAAATGTACTCACACACGACATAGTATGGTCTAAAAGAGAAAAAGGTAAATCAAAACAAGAGTTAGAAATATCAGAAGAATCAGAAGAAAAAACGGGTAAGAAAGCTAAAAAGAAAGCAGAGTAAAGGAAATATAAAATAAGGAATGATAGAGAGGAAACCAGCAGTAGCGGGAATATTCTACCCGGAATCTCCAGAAAAACTTCAAATGGCAGTTCGAGAATTAGTTTCAAAGTCCCATGAAACTAAAAAAGCAATTGCAGCAATATTACCACATGCAGGATATATATATTCAGGAAAAATAGCTGGGAAAACCATATCATCGATAAGTGTTCCGGAAAGGATTATAATACTTTGCCCAAATCATACGGGGTATGGAGAAGTAGTTTCTCTTTTTCCGCCCGGATCCTGGATTTTTCCTGGGTTCAGTGTGAAAATTGATGAAGAAATAAATAGTTTTCTTTCAAATTTCGAAATTTTTCAAATGGATACAGGGGCTCACTACAAAGAACATTCTGCAGAAGTGCTTATACCATTATTACATTTCATAAATCCAAAGATAAAAATAAATGTGATATGTATCAGAACTCTTAGAAGGGAATCTCTAAAGGTAATAGCTGAAGCTCTAAAAGAAGTATATAAGAAATATGAAGATATCCTTATTGTTGCTTCATCTGATATGAACCACTATGAGGAAGATGATGTTTCTCGTAAGAAAGACAAAGCAGCTATTGAGAAGATAAAGGAAATAAATCCAGACGGGTTTTTAGATATTTGCTACAATATGAACATAAGCGTGTGCGGAGCTGCTCCAATATATTCTCTCCTCTCATTCTTAAAAGGTATAAAAGTGAAAAATTCAGAAGTTCTAGCTTATGGAAATTCTGGAGAAGTAAACGGAGATTTATCATCAGTTGTCGGATATGCGGGAATAATCTTTTTCTAAAAATAGAGATCTAAACACATTATACCAACGAATTTCAAAAGATAAAGTTTAGATTTAAAACATACAAAGCGAGATAGCATTTTCACAAATCTTCAATTTAAAATGTTGGACTACAGAAAATATCAAAAATATCTGGAGGTTTTCTACAATACGTAAATATGGTAGATTTACCGTTTAATTTACGATTAAGATATTTCTATATTTTTGTATAAAACCTAAATAAAAGGAAGTCGAAACAATACTTCATTTAATTCATTTTAATGTAAGTTAAATCAAAGGCAAGATGTTTAATGATCTAATTTGGATATCCTCTAAAAAATTCTAATTTCGTTTATAACACCTGCTGAAAGAAGTCTTATATAAAGGTCGGCTACGACAACAGATATCAAACTAGCCCAGAAGAAGAATCCATGATTTCTATTAAGAGAACTGACAAATTTCCAAAAATGGTATATTACTGGATTTTGTGAATACACATCTACTCTCCCGCCTAAAAAATGTCTTAAGGAATGACATGAAGAAACATACAA carries:
- a CDS encoding Predicted AAA-ATPase; the encoded protein is MRKKLPIGIQSFEKIRQDNFYYVDKTRFVRKLVDEGGGYYFLSRPRRFGKSLFLDTLKQAFLGKKELFEGLFLEKNWDWSKSYPVIHISFGQGVVRDVEELKKIIFSILLEHAENYQVELKEELLQRRFMELIMKISRKFNQKVVVLVDEYDKPILDRIEDKEKAIQIREELKNLYAVLKD
- a CDS encoding recombination protein RecA — translated: MDPKREILEATLKELEKAFGKGVIMRLGEKGDLKIPVFSSGSLSIDIAVGCGGFPKGRFIEIYGPESSGKTTIALHAISSVQANGGTVAFIDAEHALDPIYAKNLGVDVDSLLISQPDYGEQALEIAEQLASTGAVDLIVIDSVAALVPKAEIEGDMGDMQIGLQARLMSQALRKLVSTISKTGTTIIFTNQLRQKVGVMFGSPETTTGGIALKFYASVRIDVRKIEIIKEGENPIGSRVKIKIAKNKVAPPFKEAEIDIIYGKGISYEGELIDTGIEYGVIKKSGSWLSYGDEKLGQGRDQAKSFLEEHKEIEREIEINIRKEAGIDTNVLTHDIVWSKREKGKSKQELEISEESEEKTGKKAKKKAE